A genomic stretch from Anser cygnoides isolate HZ-2024a breed goose chromosome 30, Taihu_goose_T2T_genome, whole genome shotgun sequence includes:
- the LOC136787646 gene encoding olfactory receptor 14C36-like — protein LHYGSLVGSRACAQMAAAAWGSAFLNAVLHTATTFSLPLCQGNAVDQFFCEIPQILKLSCSDTYLKEVWALVFSVCLAFGCFVFIVLSYVQIFRAVLRMPSEQGRHKAFSTCLPHLAVVSLFISTIIFAHLKPPSISTPSLDLVVAVLYVVVPPAVNPVIYSMRNQDLKDTLKKMILVVIFT, from the coding sequence ctgcactacgggagcctcgtgggcagcagagcttgtgcccagatggcagcagctgcctggggcagtgcctttctcaatgctgtcctgcacacggccactacattttccctgcccctctgccaaggcaatgctgtggaccagttcttctgtgaaatcccccagatcctcaagctctcctgctcagacaccTACCTAAAGGAAGTTTGggcacttgtgtttagtgtttgtttagcatttggctgttttgttttcattgtgctgtcctatgtgcagattttcagggctgtgctgaggatgccctctgagcagggccggcacaaagccttttccacgtgcctccctcacctggccgtggtctccctctttatCAGCACTATCATATTTGCacacctgaagcccccctccatctccaccccatccctggacctggtggtggcagttttatatgtggtagtacctccagcagtgaaccccgtcatctacagcatgaggaaccaggacctcaaagacacactgaagaaaatgattctaGTGGTAATATTTACTTAG